A part of Aerosakkonema funiforme FACHB-1375 genomic DNA contains:
- the tnpA gene encoding IS200/IS605 family transposase: MSTTYHHGFRSVYRLNAHVVLVVKYRRAAINGEILMRLSQILKQTLNKWESELLEFDGESDHVHLLIDYKPDIPLSTLIGNLKTVSSRLIRKEYPWLAPKYFYNKPYFWTGSYFVASCGGATVEQLKKYVEQQATPE, translated from the coding sequence ATGTCAACTACATACCATCATGGTTTCAGGTCTGTTTACAGACTTAACGCTCACGTCGTTTTAGTGGTAAAATATCGTAGAGCTGCAATCAATGGCGAAATCTTAATGCGGCTGTCACAAATCTTAAAACAGACCTTAAATAAATGGGAATCAGAATTGCTAGAATTTGATGGGGAGTCAGACCATGTACATTTACTGATTGATTACAAACCTGACATACCACTGTCTACCTTAATCGGGAACTTAAAAACAGTTAGTAGCCGATTAATCCGCAAGGAATATCCCTGGTTGGCGCCGAAATATTTCTACAACAAACCGTATTTTTGGACTGGTTCTTACTTTGTTGCTAGTTGTGGGGGCGCTACAGTTGAACAATTAAAAAAATATGTTGAGCAACAAGCTACACCGGAATAA
- a CDS encoding RNA-guided endonuclease InsQ/TnpB family protein yields the protein MLDTLKVRIYPNRPQEIALAKSFGCSRFVFNYYLNKTNNQYQETGKGMSYCDMAKDLTQLKKLPDYEWLTEVTAATLQQTLKNLESGLKNFFAKRARFPKFKSKHSQQSLRYPESCSIKNGGLKLPKLGIVKASISKSINAKIKSVTVSKTSTDKYFAAILFETDDLTNKKSGKITSIDLGLSNLVTTFDGKDFNQVEPIKPTRKYAKGLKRRQQALSKKKKGSLNRLKQVKRVAKVHEKIANTRLDFLHKLSRKLVDENQVIIAENLCIKGLARTKLAKSVLDAGWGMLLNFISYKLDREGGIFIQVDRFFPSSKLCNSCQVKHNSLNLSIREWVCPECKTHHDRDENATQNLWEEGIRILLTNTAGHAGIQACGENVRLVNNCVKKQFSLKQESPVTAPA from the coding sequence ATGTTAGATACATTGAAGGTAAGAATTTATCCAAACCGACCACAGGAAATAGCTTTAGCTAAAAGCTTTGGCTGCTCCCGTTTTGTGTTTAATTATTACCTGAATAAAACTAACAATCAGTATCAAGAAACGGGTAAGGGTATGAGCTATTGTGATATGGCGAAAGACCTCACCCAACTTAAAAAGCTACCTGATTACGAATGGCTAACAGAAGTAACTGCTGCTACATTACAGCAAACACTTAAGAACTTAGAATCTGGATTGAAAAACTTTTTTGCTAAAAGAGCAAGATTCCCTAAGTTCAAAAGTAAGCACAGTCAGCAGTCGCTCCGTTACCCGGAAAGCTGTTCGATTAAAAATGGTGGCTTAAAACTTCCCAAACTTGGGATTGTTAAAGCTTCAATCTCAAAAAGTATTAACGCTAAAATTAAATCTGTAACAGTTTCAAAAACGAGTACAGATAAGTATTTTGCTGCAATATTATTTGAAACTGATGATTTAACCAATAAGAAATCAGGGAAAATCACAAGCATTGACTTAGGTTTAAGTAACCTAGTTACTACGTTTGATGGAAAAGACTTTAATCAAGTCGAGCCAATTAAACCTACTAGAAAATATGCTAAAGGTTTAAAACGCAGACAACAAGCTTTATCTAAAAAGAAAAAAGGGTCTTTAAATCGTCTAAAACAAGTTAAAAGAGTAGCAAAAGTCCATGAAAAAATAGCTAACACTAGACTTGATTTCCTTCACAAACTCTCAAGAAAGTTAGTTGACGAAAACCAAGTCATTATAGCTGAGAACCTTTGTATTAAAGGATTAGCACGAACCAAGCTAGCGAAATCAGTATTAGATGCTGGTTGGGGAATGCTGCTTAATTTTATCAGTTATAAGCTAGATAGAGAGGGAGGAATATTTATTCAAGTTGACAGATTCTTTCCCAGTAGCAAACTTTGTAATAGTTGCCAAGTTAAGCACAATTCATTAAATCTCAGCATTCGTGAATGGGTTTGTCCTGAATGTAAAACTCACCATGATAGAGATGAAAATGCCACACAGAATTTATGGGAAGAAGGGATAAGAATACTGTTAACAAATACTGCGGGACACGCAGGAATTCAAGCTTGTGGAGAGAATGTAAGACTCGTTAACAATTGTGTTAAAAAGCAATTCTCATTGAAGCAAGAATCCCCCGTCACAGCGCCAGCTTGA
- a CDS encoding helix-turn-helix domain-containing protein, whose protein sequence is MEEDGSEQTVEIPATAFHLLVDILSQMAQGNAVTLIPIHAELTTQEAAKILNVSRPFVVKLIESGELPCRRVGRHRRVYFKDVMKYKQQIDSQRMQVLDELVAQAQELNMGYE, encoded by the coding sequence GTGGAAGAAGACGGGAGCGAGCAGACAGTTGAGATCCCGGCCACAGCATTTCATTTACTGGTGGATATTCTGTCACAAATGGCTCAAGGCAATGCAGTTACTCTCATCCCTATCCATGCAGAACTGACAACTCAGGAAGCAGCAAAGATTCTGAATGTTTCGCGTCCGTTTGTTGTCAAGTTAATTGAATCGGGTGAGTTACCCTGTCGCCGGGTAGGACGACATCGCCGCGTTTATTTTAAAGATGTAATGAAATACAAACAGCAAATTGATAGTCAACGAATGCAAGTTTTAGATGAACTGGTGGCTCAAGCTCAAGAGCTAAACATGGGCTATGAGTGA
- a CDS encoding GNAT family N-acetyltransferase, whose product MNFIKLGQATEVEVINAIESNMCGHISYFARHLPAMAVIDTPEMLLIDSKLRSDTFNFVCRVNFPASEVVDRIDFAIDYFQKRNLPVAWWIGANSQPPNLTKRLEKHGIKQVEEAPGMAMDLSEFNQNYTLPPGLEIRRVKNLEEIEDYANIIASCWNPPDFCVIEFYRQAAAIAFRPEIPVQFYIGYLGNEAIATTELFLDAGVAGIYGVVTLAKYRKRGIGTAMTLAALFDAKKQGYQTATLQASEDGKNIYASLGFRQYCNFYVYQ is encoded by the coding sequence ATGAATTTTATTAAACTCGGACAAGCTACAGAAGTGGAGGTTATTAACGCGATCGAATCCAATATGTGCGGGCATATCTCGTACTTCGCCCGCCATCTACCTGCAATGGCAGTTATCGATACACCGGAAATGTTACTGATCGATTCCAAATTGCGATCGGATACTTTCAATTTTGTCTGTCGGGTAAATTTTCCTGCATCAGAAGTAGTCGATCGCATCGATTTTGCGATCGACTACTTCCAGAAACGCAACCTTCCTGTCGCTTGGTGGATCGGTGCTAATTCTCAACCTCCTAACCTCACCAAACGTTTGGAAAAACACGGTATTAAACAAGTTGAAGAAGCGCCGGGAATGGCAATGGATTTAAGCGAATTCAATCAAAATTATACCTTGCCTCCAGGTTTAGAAATTCGTCGCGTCAAAAATCTTGAAGAAATTGAAGATTATGCAAATATAATCGCCAGTTGTTGGAATCCGCCAGATTTTTGCGTAATCGAATTTTATCGACAAGCAGCAGCGATCGCATTTCGTCCTGAAATTCCTGTGCAATTTTATATCGGATATTTAGGAAATGAAGCGATCGCCACAACTGAACTCTTCTTAGACGCAGGAGTGGCGGGTATTTACGGTGTCGTAACTCTGGCAAAATATCGCAAGCGCGGAATTGGAACGGCGATGACTTTAGCGGCGCTTTTCGATGCTAAAAAGCAAGGTTATCAAACTGCGACTTTACAAGCTTCTGAAGATGGCAAAAATATTTATGCAAGTCTGGGATTCAGACAATACTGCAATTTCTACGTCTATCAATAA
- a CDS encoding XdhC family protein — MNEIQAIIEAFTESQNNGKMAALATVVKVQGSAYRRPGARMLITEDGHKIGAISGGCLEDDVCDIAQEVIATGKPNVVTYDTTSDDDIFWGLGMGCNGIIQVLIEPIACAALRAIESQFLTFIGNCLRQRSVGAIATVFHTSDNIATKIGSRICGDRTGIIINQIADKFLEQKVIADVKAALENERSQIQSYEWNNKKAEVFIEVIKPPISLLVFGAGDDAIPVVRLAKELGWYVTVIDRRPAYATSNRFPLADKIVISSAENIAEYLSLDCYTVAVVMTHNYLCDRDILPTLLSSPLPYIGILGSRNRIEKLFHDLRQANLALDSEQFERLYAPIGLDLGAETPAEIALAIIAEIKAVLAKRSGGFLRNRKAPIHDVRSNGSGKQYDLSCQSKIQNLKSKIL, encoded by the coding sequence ATGAATGAAATACAGGCAATTATCGAGGCATTTACAGAAAGTCAAAACAACGGCAAAATGGCAGCACTTGCTACGGTAGTTAAAGTGCAAGGTTCCGCTTATCGTCGTCCGGGTGCGAGAATGCTAATTACCGAAGATGGTCACAAAATTGGCGCGATTAGTGGCGGATGTTTGGAAGATGATGTTTGCGATATTGCACAGGAAGTTATCGCTACTGGTAAACCTAATGTCGTTACTTATGATACTACCTCAGATGACGATATTTTCTGGGGTTTGGGGATGGGATGCAATGGAATTATTCAGGTATTAATCGAACCGATCGCTTGCGCTGCGCTTCGCGCAATCGAATCCCAATTTTTGACATTTATCGGCAATTGTTTGCGTCAGCGTTCGGTGGGTGCGATCGCAACTGTGTTTCACACATCAGACAATATTGCTACAAAAATTGGTTCGCGCATATGTGGCGATCGCACTGGGATTATCATCAATCAAATCGCAGATAAGTTTCTCGAACAAAAGGTAATTGCGGATGTAAAAGCAGCACTTGAAAATGAGCGATCGCAAATTCAATCCTACGAATGGAATAACAAAAAAGCAGAAGTTTTCATTGAAGTTATTAAACCTCCCATCTCGCTGCTAGTTTTTGGTGCGGGTGACGATGCTATTCCCGTTGTGCGTTTGGCAAAAGAGTTAGGTTGGTATGTCACGGTAATCGATCGCCGACCCGCTTATGCGACATCAAATCGCTTTCCTTTAGCAGATAAAATTGTAATTAGCAGCGCGGAAAATATCGCCGAATATCTAAGTTTAGATTGTTATACGGTTGCTGTGGTGATGACGCATAATTATTTGTGCGATCGCGATATTTTGCCTACTCTACTTTCCTCACCTTTACCTTACATCGGCATTCTCGGTTCTAGAAACCGCATCGAAAAATTATTTCATGATTTACGACAAGCAAACTTGGCGCTAGATTCAGAACAATTTGAACGCTTGTATGCACCCATCGGTCTCGATCTCGGTGCGGAAACGCCAGCAGAAATTGCCTTGGCAATTATAGCAGAAATTAAAGCTGTTTTGGCAAAGCGTTCTGGTGGCTTTTTACGCAACCGAAAAGCACCAATTCATGACGTGCGATCGAATGGATCTGGCAAACAGTACGATCTTTCCTGTCAATCCAAAATCCAAAATCTAAAATCCAAAATCCTATGA
- a CDS encoding nucleotidyltransferase family protein has product MTVGIIILAAGASTRMGTPKQLLPYGKSTLLSHTIEVALASGCHPIIVVLGAYATQIRSHINQLTIRIVENPQWSEGMSSSIRVGIQALDTVTEKPEAVVLCLCDQPFISTQVINQLIEVYFQKSKQIIASEYAGILGVPALFDRSFFPNLMKLKGAEGAKKIIQNHSDRVLSVPFAEGIVDIDTPEEYQQLQSLI; this is encoded by the coding sequence ATGACTGTTGGTATTATCATTCTTGCGGCGGGTGCTTCCACTCGCATGGGTACGCCCAAACAACTATTACCCTATGGCAAATCTACCTTATTATCTCATACAATAGAAGTTGCCCTTGCTTCCGGCTGTCATCCCATTATAGTTGTTCTCGGAGCTTATGCCACACAAATTCGATCGCACATTAATCAGTTGACGATCCGAATCGTAGAAAATCCCCAATGGTCAGAGGGAATGAGTTCATCAATTCGAGTAGGTATCCAAGCCTTAGATACTGTTACTGAAAAACCTGAAGCTGTAGTGTTGTGTTTGTGCGATCAACCTTTTATATCAACTCAAGTTATTAATCAATTGATTGAAGTTTATTTTCAAAAAAGTAAGCAAATAATTGCCTCAGAATATGCAGGAATTTTGGGCGTACCTGCTTTATTCGATCGCAGTTTTTTTCCTAATTTAATGAAGTTGAAAGGTGCTGAAGGAGCCAAAAAGATTATTCAAAATCACAGCGATCGAGTTCTCTCAGTTCCTTTTGCAGAGGGGATAGTTGACATCGATACCCCAGAGGAGTATCAGCAGCTGCAAAGCCTAATTTAA
- a CDS encoding DUF1796 family putative cysteine peptidase, whose product MYRFQVRAYTQKGESIALVGSTPELGLWDVTKCITLCTSAESYPLWWTDIEIVPSSLESKNCQNIEYKYVRVRADGSVQWEALGLNRWIPIEADKLPSTIVVEDGWLSYVPPSPYGYFKESIAKPLTKGEENLKIAVIGSSVALGCNAWLLKGWAWHLEQALHEKYGHTLVNVSEVGANVSTTIDRFPLVVAPEKPDIVIVALSLGNEGLAYCPPHQRRAVQRRFESGLQQLVKMIEELGAMPILGAVYPNGDYYPEHNWLLQDTHNRMLNWGVTVLNWLDAVDDGAGRWKAGTCFDPAHPNTTGHRLMYEAIDLSLFAIDKSKLNKEKQLSNQKQELPIYRDNRGFHIFACQQEKSLRVINTSKYTYTIAAYWEELQAAIKAKAGLIPGIYIAKNVAKGTLPYFWAREDSTIETSVDIPPGADIEYSAAINLFSPKISQTLYYDGHLALLKESENIIRIINESDHEYNIHPMWKEVRSALKQMPSGVYEDPLEPDVPFRTMMIGKDGLESRVKVPAKSSVIFQYKCKLSDISRVGIIPLGDRCAARMLLYKMEYDGPAFPFDLTRSTNLGDVADAIETGFQDMWNPQFLHYNHDERRIYHSKWSGLSFAHEVEDTDDPLNNMFPVYERMRVRYSARAERFWYTLQNCDEALFIRTGVTNRGYVIDLLDKLEAKCQGKPFRVLLISLQSSDEFAGLPKVLHYNLEFNPDKMYDDLGYWMYCTDVMRGIIESLGVSSKNLFWCPPNPPKNKPKTQENG is encoded by the coding sequence ATGTATCGGTTTCAGGTAAGGGCCTACACGCAAAAGGGAGAATCGATCGCACTCGTCGGTTCCACTCCTGAGTTAGGATTGTGGGATGTAACCAAGTGCATAACTTTATGCACCAGTGCTGAAAGCTACCCTTTATGGTGGACAGACATTGAAATAGTTCCCTCGTCGTTAGAGTCAAAAAATTGCCAAAATATCGAATACAAGTACGTGCGAGTTCGTGCAGATGGTAGCGTGCAATGGGAAGCTTTGGGGCTGAATCGTTGGATACCGATCGAAGCTGACAAACTGCCATCTACAATAGTTGTAGAAGATGGCTGGTTAAGTTACGTGCCGCCTTCTCCCTACGGATATTTTAAAGAGTCGATCGCAAAGCCGCTCACCAAAGGAGAAGAGAATTTAAAAATAGCAGTTATTGGCAGTTCTGTAGCCTTGGGATGCAATGCTTGGTTATTGAAAGGTTGGGCTTGGCATTTAGAGCAAGCATTGCATGAAAAATACGGACACACATTAGTAAATGTATCCGAAGTAGGTGCCAATGTCAGCACAACTATTGACAGGTTTCCCCTGGTAGTTGCGCCAGAAAAACCGGATATTGTTATCGTTGCCCTTTCTCTAGGTAACGAGGGATTAGCTTATTGTCCCCCTCACCAACGAAGGGCAGTGCAACGACGTTTTGAAAGTGGATTGCAACAACTCGTAAAAATGATCGAAGAGTTGGGAGCTATGCCAATTTTAGGAGCAGTATACCCGAATGGCGATTACTATCCCGAACATAATTGGTTATTGCAAGATACCCACAATCGAATGCTAAATTGGGGTGTGACCGTGCTGAATTGGCTTGATGCTGTCGATGATGGGGCAGGGCGTTGGAAAGCTGGCACTTGTTTCGATCCGGCTCATCCTAACACGACAGGACATCGCCTGATGTACGAAGCGATCGATCTGAGCTTGTTTGCCATAGACAAATCCAAATTGAACAAAGAAAAACAACTCTCCAATCAGAAACAGGAATTACCAATCTATCGCGATAACAGGGGTTTCCATATCTTTGCCTGTCAACAAGAGAAAAGTTTGCGGGTAATCAATACATCAAAATATACTTATACGATCGCTGCTTATTGGGAAGAATTGCAAGCAGCTATTAAAGCCAAAGCTGGATTGATACCCGGTATTTATATCGCCAAGAATGTTGCCAAAGGTACACTTCCATACTTTTGGGCGCGAGAGGATAGTACGATCGAAACAAGCGTAGATATTCCCCCAGGGGCTGACATTGAATATAGTGCGGCAATCAATCTGTTTTCGCCAAAAATATCCCAAACTTTATACTACGATGGGCATTTGGCACTTTTGAAAGAAAGCGAAAACATCATCCGCATCATCAACGAATCCGACCACGAATATAACATCCACCCAATGTGGAAAGAGGTACGCAGCGCCCTCAAACAAATGCCATCCGGTGTTTATGAAGATCCCCTCGAACCCGATGTGCCGTTTCGCACTATGATGATTGGCAAAGACGGACTGGAAAGCCGAGTCAAAGTGCCAGCAAAATCCTCGGTAATTTTTCAATACAAGTGTAAATTATCGGACATTAGCCGGGTGGGGATTATTCCTCTAGGCGATCGTTGTGCGGCTCGAATGTTGTTATATAAAATGGAGTACGATGGGCCGGCTTTTCCTTTCGATTTAACGCGCAGCACCAATCTTGGGGATGTCGCCGATGCGATCGAAACTGGTTTTCAAGATATGTGGAACCCCCAATTTTTACATTACAATCATGACGAAAGGCGAATATACCACAGCAAGTGGTCGGGTCTATCTTTTGCCCACGAAGTTGAAGACACAGACGACCCATTAAATAATATGTTTCCCGTCTACGAACGAATGCGCGTCCGTTATTCCGCACGTGCCGAACGCTTTTGGTATACGCTACAAAATTGCGACGAAGCGCTGTTTATTCGCACGGGTGTAACTAATCGCGGTTATGTGATAGATTTGCTGGATAAGCTGGAAGCAAAATGTCAGGGAAAACCTTTCCGCGTCTTGCTAATTTCTCTCCAATCTTCCGATGAATTTGCGGGACTTCCCAAGGTGCTGCATTATAATTTGGAGTTCAATCCAGATAAAATGTATGATGATTTGGGATATTGGATGTACTGCACAGACGTGATGCGAGGAATTATCGAATCTCTTGGCGTATCGAGTAAAAATTTGTTTTGGTGTCCCCCCAATCCACCCAAAAATAAACCGAAAACACAAGAGAATGGGTAG
- a CDS encoding type II toxin-antitoxin system VapC family toxin, giving the protein MSDTIYIETSIFGYLTARSTKNLILAANIEVTRDWWENYRDAFDIYISQIVLDEAALGDSEIAAKRLEILQGIPLLKPSEAAQDLVIQFLARSNLPDKAANDAAHIAIATVHGMDYLLTWNCKHIANAQIQKKLIQICADFGYELPTICTPYELMGEDVNVDK; this is encoded by the coding sequence ATGAGTGATACCATCTACATTGAAACCAGTATTTTTGGCTACTTGACAGCTAGATCGACTAAAAACCTGATTCTTGCTGCGAATATTGAAGTAACGCGAGACTGGTGGGAAAATTATCGCGATGCTTTCGATATATACATTTCGCAAATTGTTTTAGATGAAGCAGCCTTGGGCGACTCAGAGATAGCTGCCAAGCGGCTTGAAATCTTGCAGGGTATACCATTACTGAAGCCGAGCGAGGCGGCTCAAGATCTGGTAATTCAATTTTTAGCAAGAAGTAACCTTCCAGATAAAGCTGCTAATGATGCAGCACATATTGCCATAGCTACTGTTCACGGTATGGACTATCTTCTAACGTGGAATTGTAAACACATAGCAAATGCCCAAATTCAGAAAAAGCTGATACAGATTTGTGCTGACTTTGGGTACGAGCTACCAACGATTTGTACACCTTATGAATTAATGGGAGAGGATGTAAATGTTGACAAATGA
- a CDS encoding type II toxin-antitoxin system HicA family toxin → MPRKIRALKAQIAREGFVYLPKRGKGSHERWRHPLLRKTLTIPGKDGDDVPVYLEKQLAQLLSELEALKEDEDL, encoded by the coding sequence ATGCCGAGGAAAATTCGCGCATTGAAAGCTCAGATTGCGCGTGAAGGCTTTGTTTATCTGCCCAAGCGCGGCAAAGGTAGCCATGAGCGATGGCGACATCCTCTATTGAGAAAAACACTGACAATTCCAGGTAAAGATGGAGATGATGTACCAGTCTACCTAGAAAAACAGTTGGCACAATTATTAAGTGAACTGGAAGCTCTCAAGGAGGACGAGGATTTATGA
- a CDS encoding type II toxin-antitoxin system HicB family antitoxin, whose product MNRYSMIIQWSDEDGLFLVTIPEFSDRVVMPCTHGKTREEAIRNGEEVIEMYLEAWQAEGESIPEPSTLQIA is encoded by the coding sequence ATGAATCGATACAGTATGATTATTCAATGGTCTGATGAAGATGGGCTTTTCCTAGTCACTATCCCAGAATTTAGCGATCGCGTTGTGATGCCTTGTACTCATGGTAAAACTCGCGAAGAAGCAATTCGTAATGGTGAAGAAGTGATTGAAATGTATTTGGAAGCTTGGCAAGCAGAAGGTGAATCTATCCCTGAACCTAGTACGCTTCAAATTGCCTGA
- a CDS encoding GIY-YIG nuclease family protein, which yields MLQEFSTLPNLKLADRQRLPECSAIYFAIARDQVLYVGLATNLRNRWQNHHRLLQLEAVNRRCEVRLFWLSCAQNQLNELERQYIEYYTHT from the coding sequence ATGCTACAAGAATTCAGTACATTACCAAATCTGAAACTAGCAGATAGGCAAAGATTACCAGAGTGTTCTGCAATCTACTTTGCGATCGCTCGCGATCAAGTTCTCTACGTTGGTCTAGCAACAAATTTAAGAAATCGTTGGCAAAATCATCATCGGTTGCTGCAGTTGGAAGCAGTTAATCGAAGGTGCGAAGTTAGGCTATTTTGGTTGAGTTGCGCTCAAAATCAGCTTAATGAACTAGAACGCCAGTATATTGAGTATTATACTCATACCTAA
- a CDS encoding AMP-binding protein, whose product MNLPPIDRAHQNPNKIAIVATEGAFTYHNLLQTSAQIATKLLENIPDLQEQRVAFLIPSGFQYVATQWGIWRAGGIAVPLCVSHPRPELEYVIADSGAAIIIAHPDFEAVLRPIAEERNLRFILTSETLPSEVALLPEIDLTRRSLILYTSGTTGKPKGVVTTHENIQAQVTSLVSAWEWTSNDRILHVLPLHHIHGIINVLTCALWSGAECHMLSKFDAEIVGDRIIRGDLTLFMAVPTIYVKLITAWENADRDRQQKISAGCAKMRLMVSGSAALPVRVLEKWQNISGHFLLERYGMTEIGMALSNALHGERFAGYVGKPLPQVEVRLVDENGELVTPGTPGELQVKGAGVFREYWQKPSATAKAFRDSWFCTGDLAVVENDNYRILGRISVDIIKTGGYKVSALEIEEMLRTHPDIQDCAVVGVADAEWGERVCAALVLKSGSNLTLETLRSWAKERLATYKVPTKIQVVEELPRNAMGKVTKPNVAKLFDAI is encoded by the coding sequence GTGAATCTACCACCGATCGATCGCGCTCACCAAAACCCAAACAAAATCGCCATTGTCGCCACTGAAGGAGCATTTACATATCATAATTTGCTCCAAACTTCTGCTCAAATCGCTACCAAACTTCTGGAAAATATCCCAGATTTACAAGAACAGCGCGTTGCTTTTCTGATTCCTTCGGGATTTCAGTATGTCGCTACACAATGGGGGATTTGGCGTGCGGGTGGGATAGCTGTCCCTTTGTGTGTTTCCCATCCCCGACCTGAGTTAGAGTATGTAATTGCAGACTCAGGCGCTGCAATTATCATCGCACATCCAGATTTTGAGGCTGTATTGCGTCCGATTGCGGAAGAAAGAAATTTACGATTTATCCTCACTTCGGAAACTCTCCCGTCAGAAGTTGCTTTACTCCCAGAAATCGATCTTACCAGACGATCGTTAATCCTTTATACTAGCGGTACAACTGGAAAACCAAAGGGTGTTGTTACCACACATGAAAATATTCAAGCGCAAGTAACTAGCTTAGTTTCTGCTTGGGAATGGACATCAAACGATCGCATTTTGCACGTCTTACCGCTGCATCATATTCACGGCATTATTAACGTGCTAACTTGCGCCTTGTGGAGTGGCGCTGAGTGCCATATGCTGTCCAAATTTGATGCAGAAATAGTTGGCGATCGCATAATTCGCGGTGACTTAACTTTATTTATGGCTGTCCCCACAATTTATGTCAAGTTAATTACCGCTTGGGAAAATGCAGATCGCGATCGGCAACAAAAAATTTCCGCCGGCTGTGCTAAAATGCGTCTGATGGTTTCAGGCTCCGCAGCTTTACCCGTCCGAGTATTAGAAAAATGGCAAAATATTAGCGGTCACTTTCTGCTGGAACGCTACGGAATGACCGAAATTGGCATGGCTTTATCTAACGCTTTGCACGGTGAAAGATTCGCGGGATATGTAGGCAAACCTTTGCCGCAAGTAGAAGTTAGATTAGTAGATGAAAACGGAGAATTAGTCACTCCGGGAACACCGGGAGAACTCCAAGTCAAAGGTGCAGGAGTTTTTCGAGAATATTGGCAAAAACCGTCAGCAACAGCCAAAGCATTTCGCGATAGTTGGTTTTGTACTGGCGATTTGGCAGTAGTGGAAAATGATAACTATCGCATTCTGGGACGGATTAGCGTCGATATTATCAAAACTGGCGGTTATAAAGTTTCGGCTTTGGAAATTGAAGAAATGCTGCGAACTCATCCAGATATTCAAGATTGTGCAGTTGTTGGTGTTGCAGATGCAGAATGGGGAGAGAGAGTTTGTGCAGCTTTGGTATTAAAATCGGGAAGTAATTTAACTTTAGAAACTCTCAGAAGTTGGGCAAAAGAGCGATTGGCTACCTACAAAGTTCCTACCAAAATTCAAGTTGTGGAAGAGTTACCTCGCAACGCGATGGGAAAAGTGACGAAGCCGAACGTGGCGAAGCTATTTGATGCTATTTGA
- a CDS encoding HD domain-containing protein: MEILADIPLLEKILAPWQETMGSNYQPYKNHVYRVVNFCLMLHQCTPDDREKSIVAGCFHDLGIWTDKTVDYLAPSVKLAKKYLKENSQEQWSNEIELMIERHHQITKYRNSEYPLVEVFRKADWVDVSKGIRSFGLSKHDIQKVLDTFPNLGFHQILFNLAKAELLTYRRNPLPMMKW; this comes from the coding sequence ATGGAAATTCTCGCAGACATCCCTTTGTTAGAAAAAATCCTCGCTCCGTGGCAGGAAACGATGGGAAGTAACTATCAACCCTATAAAAACCATGTCTATCGAGTCGTTAATTTCTGCCTGATGCTACATCAATGTACCCCAGACGATCGAGAAAAGTCGATCGTTGCTGGTTGTTTTCACGACCTGGGAATATGGACAGACAAGACAGTCGATTATTTAGCTCCTTCTGTAAAGTTGGCCAAAAAATATTTGAAGGAGAATAGCCAAGAACAGTGGTCAAATGAAATTGAGTTGATGATAGAGCGACACCATCAAATTACAAAATATAGAAATAGTGAGTATCCTTTAGTTGAAGTATTTAGAAAAGCGGACTGGGTTGATGTATCAAAGGGTATCAGATCCTTTGGGTTATCGAAGCATGATATTCAGAAAGTTTTAGATACATTTCCGAACTTAGGATTTCATCAAATTCTGTTTAATCTGGCGAAGGCAGAATTATTGACCTATCGGCGAAATCCTTTGCCAATGATGAAATGGTAG